From a single Pleurodeles waltl isolate 20211129_DDA chromosome 10, aPleWal1.hap1.20221129, whole genome shotgun sequence genomic region:
- the UBE3D gene encoding E3 ubiquitin-protein ligase E3D, whose translation MSLHVHCSSTECVIMAVFMEIKKRAQTALLILGRPESESLPLDISMTAASLEMKTAEDSVRIGLPSGLRIIPSSCRGVQYIPGDGLHLRLQVQAYCSTKLLPTLKESLKGEKSYVFHCQSCGAVIMKERNFLRVLPLPSENWNTLVEEWCCHADPFANKVLRPRDNDCFVGDTYILVNCKNEALSQEVPHICSSNSKNHSPPQNSEEHAAVVCQRCKATFGERLSPDTMKYYITEIMIQPPCKDITMLPRSCYVESVTAQLLAEFSSARSTFRFIFEGHDGKVYLLLWLLNSDTLLVETAGHVVSGNIFRLPEDRSRPNSSSLMLRNALKVLFHACTKNRNEELVRAWRNDTGVHSLTFPSHTCLELLLLLSSSNRSLPASLRCMNAFQVAFLKM comes from the coding sequence ATGTCGCTTCATGTCCACTGCAGCAGCACGGAATGCGTGATAATGGCGGTGTTTATGGAAATTAAGAAGCGGGCGCAGACTGCACTCCTAATTTTAGGGAGACCAGAAAGCGAGAGTCTGCCTTTGGACATTTCGATGACTGCTGCATCCCTAGAGATGAAGACTGCTGAAGATTCTGTGCGGATCGGTCTTCCATCTGGGCTCCGGATAATTCCTTCTTCTTGTCGAGGAGTGCAGTACATCCCTGGAGATGGCTTACATTTGCGACTACAGGTTCAAGCTTACTGCAGCACAAAACTGCTTCCCACTTTGAAAGAAAGTCTCAAGGGTGAAAAAAGTTATGTCTTCCACTGCCAGTCCTGCGGTGCTGTCATCATGAAAGAAAGGAATTTCCTCAGGGTGCTTCCCTTACCTTCTGAGAACTGGAATACCCTGGTGGAAGAATGGTGCTGCCACGCCGATCCATTTGCAAACAAAGTCCTTCGACCCCGAGATAACGACTGCTTTGTCGGGGACACCTACATTTTGGTCAACTGCAAGAATGAAGCATTGTCGCAAGAAGTGCCACATATTTGTTCCTCCAATTCGAAGAACCACTCTCCACCACAGAATTCAGAAGAACATGCCGCAGTCGTTTGTCAGCGCTGTAAGGCCACATTTGGAGAAAGGCTGTCCCCTGACACTATGAAGTATTATATCACTGAAATAATGATCCAGCCACCTTGCAAAGACATCACCATGCTGCCAAGGTCTTGCTATGTGGAGAGTGTCACAGCTCAACTACTTGCAGAATTTTCCTCTGCCAGGAGCACATTTAGGTTCATCTTTGAAGGGCACGATGGAAAGGTCTACCTCTTGCTGTGGCTTTTAAATTCTGACACGTTGTTGGTAGAGACTGCCGGACATGTTGTCAGTGGCAACATTTTTAGATTGCCTGAAGACCGTTCCAGGCCAAATTCTAGCTCTTTAATGCTCAGGAATGCTCTCAAGGTCCTTTTCCACGCCTGCACCAAAAACAGGAACGAGGAGCTTGTAAGGGCATGGAGAAATGATACTGGTGTTCACTCTCTAACATTCCCATCACACACCTGCTTGGAATTACTGCTCCTGTTGTCTTCAAGCAATAGATCTTTGCCAGCCTCTCTACGCTGCATGAATGCGTTCCAGGTGGCCTTCCTGAAGATGTGA